A single window of SAR324 cluster bacterium DNA harbors:
- a CDS encoding pentapeptide repeat-containing protein: MANYQMMMLVALFACLSGQGFSMDYSMTKRLAEDRECRSCNLEAGNLAGVQFINFDLSNANLANAHLEGSNLNNSNLTGVNLQGAHLFSASMRGCNLEGANLSGVDLQGADLSGSYLPGANLSGSDLSNADFTGVTLRDADLSNAILKGTLLKEADLSGANLSGANLTDADLAKANLSPATLLRATLTRTNLSDTNLVKANFEEANLFHTNLTGAIVTNGRYIIPELRAAKLCYSILPNVRRSFRDCWTMDVR, translated from the coding sequence ATGGCAAACTACCAAATGATGATGCTTGTGGCTCTCTTTGCCTGCCTCTCAGGTCAGGGATTCTCAATGGACTACAGCATGACCAAGAGACTCGCCGAAGATCGGGAGTGCCGGAGTTGCAACCTGGAAGCTGGAAATTTGGCAGGGGTCCAGTTCATCAATTTTGATCTGAGCAATGCCAACTTAGCAAATGCTCATTTAGAGGGTTCGAATTTGAACAATAGCAATCTGACTGGGGTCAACTTGCAAGGGGCTCACTTGTTCTCAGCGAGTATGAGAGGTTGCAATTTAGAGGGTGCAAATCTATCAGGAGTGGATCTGCAAGGAGCTGATTTATCCGGTAGTTATTTGCCAGGAGCCAATCTTTCTGGATCTGATCTCTCCAACGCAGATTTTACAGGAGTGACTCTCAGGGATGCTGATCTTAGTAATGCAATCCTCAAGGGAACCCTACTGAAAGAAGCAGATCTTTCTGGAGCCAATCTTTCTGGAGCCAACCTTACAGATGCTGATTTGGCGAAGGCCAACCTTTCTCCTGCAACTCTTTTGAGAGCAACGCTTACAAGGACAAATCTCTCAGATACGAATTTGGTGAAGGCGAACTTTGAAGAAGCAAACCTCTTTCACACTAATCTGACTGGGGCAATCGTCACAAATGGACGCTATATTATTCCAGAGCTACGAGCCGCGAAATTATGCTACTCGATCTTGCCGAATGTCCGAAGGTCTTTCAGGGATTGTTGGACAATGGATGTCCGTTGA
- a CDS encoding glycoside hydrolase family 32 protein translates to MGFNAKLHQEKIHRVEEYVAQHKAEIAQHPWRENYHFQTPVGWMNDPHGLIQFQGKFHLFYQHHPFSGKWGTMHWGHAISTDLIHWEHQPEALAPSEDYDGWEGGGIFTGSAIEHQDELILYYTGCAKNRQVQCMASSSDGMNFTKSDQNPVLAEPPPEINPHDFRDPKVWKQGNLWYMVTGVTDGVSDLIEPSNSQKNGLGKVCLHRSKNLKNWEFVNYLVESGGELGTMLECPNFFSLDGKWILMYSPMGLQERQVVYLTGDFDEQTGKFHWQTMGSVDLGFDYYAPQHFRDDRGRDLIMAWVGSWPFMPWCRGKYDTSELGWYGSLTLPRQIRLCPDGKLVSEPVSEVEKLREHEQYYAPCVIEEAKPLPFTAGDGVHCEIIASFDLSETTAQRIVFSLRGSAEQETKLEFDLAKGEMIFDRTRSGNISALQRKCLLESASQSELTVRIFLDSISIEIFTDYGRTTMTNNIFSNPESNELSISTIAGRARLLGLRTYGLKTTVNA, encoded by the coding sequence ATGGGCTTCAACGCAAAGTTACACCAAGAAAAAATTCACCGGGTTGAAGAATATGTTGCTCAACACAAAGCTGAAATTGCGCAGCATCCATGGAGAGAAAATTATCATTTTCAAACCCCTGTGGGTTGGATGAATGATCCACACGGATTGATTCAATTTCAGGGAAAGTTTCATTTGTTTTACCAGCATCACCCTTTCAGTGGAAAGTGGGGTACGATGCACTGGGGACACGCCATCAGCACTGATCTGATTCATTGGGAGCATCAGCCTGAAGCACTTGCACCGAGTGAAGATTATGACGGTTGGGAAGGTGGTGGAATCTTCACTGGATCCGCAATTGAACATCAGGATGAACTGATTCTCTATTACACGGGCTGTGCTAAGAACCGACAGGTTCAGTGCATGGCCAGTTCTTCAGATGGTATGAACTTTACCAAATCAGATCAAAATCCAGTACTTGCTGAACCTCCACCTGAAATCAATCCCCATGACTTCCGGGATCCCAAAGTCTGGAAACAGGGGAATTTATGGTACATGGTTACTGGGGTGACTGATGGAGTGAGTGATCTGATTGAGCCTTCGAATAGCCAAAAAAACGGCCTGGGAAAAGTTTGTCTGCACCGCTCAAAAAATCTCAAGAATTGGGAATTTGTCAATTATCTTGTAGAGAGCGGTGGAGAGTTGGGCACTATGTTGGAGTGTCCAAATTTTTTCTCACTAGATGGTAAGTGGATTCTGATGTATTCGCCTATGGGCTTGCAAGAGAGACAAGTGGTTTATCTGACAGGAGATTTTGATGAGCAAACTGGGAAGTTCCATTGGCAGACGATGGGTTCAGTCGATTTGGGTTTTGACTATTATGCACCACAGCATTTTCGGGATGATAGGGGCCGTGATTTAATCATGGCTTGGGTTGGTTCATGGCCCTTTATGCCATGGTGTCGAGGTAAATATGATACCAGTGAATTGGGTTGGTATGGTAGCCTTACGCTACCGCGTCAGATCCGTCTGTGCCCTGATGGTAAACTTGTGAGTGAGCCGGTCTCTGAGGTGGAAAAGCTTCGGGAGCACGAACAATACTATGCCCCCTGTGTGATCGAAGAAGCTAAACCCTTGCCCTTCACTGCTGGGGACGGTGTGCATTGTGAAATTATTGCCAGCTTTGATTTGTCAGAAACCACTGCGCAGCGAATTGTTTTTAGCCTGCGTGGCTCTGCTGAGCAGGAGACAAAGCTGGAGTTTGACCTGGCGAAAGGTGAGATGATCTTTGATCGAACACGCTCGGGGAACATCTCTGCTCTACAGCGCAAGTGCCTACTGGAATCAGCGAGCCAATCCGAGCTTACTGTCAGGATTTTCTTGGACAGTATTTCGATTGAAATTTTTACGGATTATGGTCGGACCACTATGACCAATAATATCTTCTCCAATCCAGAAAGTAACGAACTCTCCATAAGCACGATTGCTGGTAGGGCCCGTCTTCTGGGGCTGCGAACGTATGGGCTGAAGACCACTGTGAATGCCTGA
- a CDS encoding aminoglycoside phosphotransferase family protein yields the protein MSSVSLEQAHQFLRSHLSAEPQQLTMIGEGAWSRCFGYLVGDREYVIRFGHYIEDFQKDSWAARFSSAQLPIPEVFEVGEALDGYFAISRRAHGIHLENVDPEVWQGVIPDLVNVLEALRTADLKETTGVGHWDKDGTANCATWREHLLTVVEDKPIQRTHGWRRKLEQNSPSGMDAFERGLDKLKNFALTDVPRSLLHCDLMNRNVLVDDEHINAVFDWGCGRLGDHLYDLAWFEFWASWHTNLDVPLLRKALENHWIQVGYAPTNLQERLNTCYLHIGLDHIAYNAHAENWLVLKETADQMCELVNM from the coding sequence ATGTCATCGGTATCCCTCGAGCAAGCTCATCAATTTCTACGAAGTCATCTCTCAGCTGAGCCTCAACAGCTTACGATGATCGGGGAGGGCGCTTGGTCTCGTTGTTTTGGATACCTTGTTGGAGACCGGGAATATGTGATCCGCTTTGGGCATTACATCGAAGATTTTCAAAAGGACAGCTGGGCGGCTAGATTTAGCTCAGCACAGCTCCCTATTCCCGAGGTATTTGAGGTGGGGGAGGCGCTGGATGGCTACTTTGCTATCTCTCGCAGAGCACATGGTATTCATCTTGAGAATGTGGACCCTGAGGTTTGGCAGGGCGTGATTCCAGATTTGGTCAATGTACTAGAAGCTTTGCGGACTGCTGATCTCAAAGAGACCACTGGAGTGGGGCATTGGGACAAAGATGGCACCGCCAATTGTGCTACTTGGAGGGAGCATCTGCTCACTGTTGTTGAAGACAAGCCGATCCAACGCACTCATGGTTGGCGTCGCAAACTGGAACAGAATTCTCCTTCAGGAATGGATGCTTTTGAGCGAGGGTTGGATAAGTTGAAGAATTTTGCCTTAACAGATGTCCCTCGTTCTTTGCTGCATTGTGATTTGATGAATCGTAATGTCCTAGTTGATGACGAACACATCAACGCAGTCTTTGATTGGGGATGTGGACGTTTGGGAGACCACCTCTACGATTTGGCCTGGTTTGAGTTCTGGGCCTCCTGGCACACAAATCTTGATGTTCCCCTTCTTCGAAAGGCTCTGGAAAATCACTGGATTCAAGTTGGCTATGCGCCAACAAATCTACAAGAACGACTTAACACTTGCTATCTGCACATTGGTTTGGATCATATTGCATACAATGCACATGCAGAAAATTGGCTGGTTTTAAAGGAAACAGCTGATCAGATGTGCGAACTTGTCAACATGTAG
- a CDS encoding response regulator: MLHRYSFTIWILILVGNILSGVSSWAKSPSELNAGFESIHLRSELEFLEDPSGSMSFEQVLGAENQQRFQPNGEMVFNQGITNSVYWLRFSVANTTANSIPLIFSIDNIYGSLELYGIKPTGESFLVFKKSARQLVKEGGTTWDLKNTSISADANQQTDYYLRLEPNLILRAEISLWKPEALREHFTDKYNLLSVSWGAIGCNAFFSLLFFFFLRDRTYLFYGLHLLFFTFHRMLTKGWWITDFPSLDWFNWVRIYVVGLSIITVLLFFSKVLELKKKHPILHKIIRSAVLCILGISFLVAWFEPNQAFGVFMILSAISTLFLLIPYRAWRTGDKNALFYSLGWGILCVSTLIGTQNAMGFLEFPTSVYLVMELGAFSESLLFSIALAFRVPQNVQERQRVQEQLLKQMQATERFKNQFLANTSHELKTPLHGIMGLAENMFLEARQRGMQQMSETLHLMIQSGRRLNLLINNLLDQAALVEHRLTLHPELCYLQPLVRSAVDLINVQFSTKKLRVENQVSEFVLPVHADPSRIEQVLLNLLYNACKFTSQGRIQIRSATDDESLRTEIHDSGPGVHDDDRKMIFEAFEQQNSAVTEGIGLGLSISKEIIEEHGGQIGVESSPLGGACFWFSLPLAQPTQIPLMEEGTNEKSSDEISFLPKVTPNLKTSGSISILIVDDDPVNLHILTGMLTETDWTFTCCSSGQEALELMSQTSEFDLVLLDLMMDGMDGIELCTTLRQRFAKEDLPILFLTALSRSEELTQAFEAGANDYLTKPIQKAELKARISSQLELAQLRHLNPPAVHGKSKSMRDLLAQTMQVVVHCWEHCQGKDQISLAQESKLWGAYLDKTNGVWRSPGIRQYLSASSMPQRPRWRKVAQTVEFLQAQLPKDDSHHQELSELLAEIYKKSHQEGPNSSET; this comes from the coding sequence ATGCTTCACAGATACTCATTCACAATTTGGATTCTGATTTTAGTCGGGAATATTCTCTCAGGTGTTTCCAGCTGGGCGAAGTCACCCAGCGAGCTCAATGCTGGGTTTGAGTCAATCCATCTTCGCTCCGAATTGGAGTTCCTTGAAGATCCCTCAGGATCGATGTCGTTTGAGCAAGTGCTGGGTGCTGAAAATCAGCAGCGCTTTCAGCCCAACGGAGAAATGGTTTTTAATCAGGGAATTACGAACTCGGTCTATTGGTTGCGTTTCAGTGTCGCTAATACCACCGCCAATTCCATCCCCCTAATATTCAGTATTGATAACATCTACGGATCACTTGAACTCTATGGGATAAAGCCGACTGGAGAGAGTTTCTTAGTTTTCAAGAAATCAGCCCGACAGCTTGTCAAGGAGGGAGGAACGACCTGGGATCTGAAGAACACTTCAATATCAGCAGATGCTAATCAGCAAACAGATTACTACCTGCGTCTGGAACCCAACCTGATTCTACGAGCAGAAATTTCACTTTGGAAACCAGAGGCTCTTAGAGAGCATTTCACTGATAAATACAATCTACTGAGTGTTAGCTGGGGAGCGATTGGTTGTAACGCATTTTTCAGTCTTTTGTTCTTCTTTTTTCTTCGCGATAGAACCTACCTATTCTACGGCCTGCATCTACTTTTTTTCACCTTCCACCGCATGCTAACTAAGGGATGGTGGATCACTGACTTTCCAAGCCTCGATTGGTTCAACTGGGTACGCATCTATGTTGTTGGATTGTCAATCATCACTGTATTACTTTTCTTTTCAAAAGTCCTAGAGCTAAAAAAGAAACATCCAATTTTGCACAAGATCATCAGATCCGCTGTGCTCTGCATACTTGGAATCTCATTCCTAGTGGCTTGGTTCGAGCCCAATCAAGCATTTGGAGTCTTCATGATCCTCTCAGCCATTTCCACCCTATTTCTGCTGATTCCTTACAGGGCTTGGAGAACTGGAGATAAGAACGCCCTTTTCTATTCCCTGGGCTGGGGAATCCTATGCGTATCTACTTTGATAGGAACCCAAAATGCCATGGGATTTCTGGAGTTTCCCACTTCTGTCTACTTAGTGATGGAATTGGGCGCTTTTTCAGAATCCCTCCTTTTCTCAATTGCATTGGCATTTCGAGTTCCTCAGAATGTTCAGGAACGCCAGAGAGTTCAAGAACAATTGTTGAAGCAAATGCAGGCGACTGAACGCTTCAAAAATCAATTTCTGGCAAACACCTCTCATGAATTGAAAACACCTTTGCATGGTATCATGGGACTCGCAGAAAATATGTTCCTGGAAGCTCGTCAGCGAGGCATGCAGCAGATGTCTGAAACACTCCATTTGATGATCCAAAGTGGAAGGCGTTTGAATCTGCTCATCAATAATCTACTGGACCAGGCAGCACTAGTAGAACATCGATTAACACTGCATCCAGAGCTATGCTACCTACAGCCTCTTGTGCGCTCTGCGGTTGACCTGATCAACGTCCAATTTTCTACCAAAAAACTCCGCGTCGAAAATCAGGTTTCTGAGTTTGTCCTCCCAGTTCATGCGGACCCATCAAGGATCGAACAGGTTTTGCTAAACCTCCTTTACAATGCCTGTAAATTTACCTCACAAGGACGAATTCAAATTCGATCTGCAACAGATGATGAGAGTTTGCGAACCGAGATTCATGATTCAGGACCAGGTGTTCATGATGATGATCGTAAAATGATCTTCGAAGCCTTCGAACAACAGAACTCAGCTGTGACGGAAGGCATCGGCCTAGGCCTTTCAATCTCGAAAGAAATCATTGAGGAACATGGAGGCCAAATCGGAGTAGAGTCTTCTCCTCTGGGTGGGGCGTGTTTCTGGTTCTCTCTGCCACTGGCGCAACCCACCCAAATCCCTTTGATGGAGGAGGGGACCAATGAAAAATCCAGTGATGAAATTTCTTTTCTGCCAAAAGTCACACCAAATTTAAAGACCAGTGGGAGTATTTCCATTTTGATCGTCGATGATGATCCCGTAAATCTGCACATCCTAACAGGGATGCTCACTGAGACTGACTGGACCTTTACCTGTTGTAGCTCTGGTCAGGAAGCTCTGGAGTTGATGAGTCAAACCTCAGAATTTGACTTGGTGTTACTGGACTTGATGATGGATGGAATGGACGGCATTGAGCTCTGTACAACTCTTCGCCAACGATTTGCCAAGGAGGATTTGCCGATTCTCTTCCTGACTGCACTGAGTCGGAGTGAGGAGCTTACCCAGGCTTTTGAAGCAGGTGCAAACGACTATCTGACAAAGCCAATTCAGAAAGCGGAATTGAAAGCAAGAATTTCTTCACAGCTGGAACTCGCTCAATTGCGCCATTTAAATCCACCGGCTGTTCATGGAAAGAGTAAATCCATGAGAGATCTGCTCGCCCAAACCATGCAGGTAGTAGTTCATTGCTGGGAACATTGCCAAGGAAAGGATCAAATTTCTTTGGCTCAGGAATCAAAACTTTGGGGGGCATACCTGGATAAGACTAATGGGGTCTGGCGATCACCCGGAATTAGACAATACCTTTCAGCCTCCTCCATGCCTCAAAGGCCCCGCTGGCGTAAAGTTGCTCAGACTGTTGAGTTTCTCCAAGCTCAACTTCCGAAGGATGACTCCCACCATCAAGAACTTTCAGAGTTACTTGCAGAAATCTACAAGAAGTCCCACCAGGAAGGCCCTAATTCATCCGAGACCTAA